A window from Streptomyces sp. NBC_00335 encodes these proteins:
- the gcvH gene encoding glycine cleavage system protein GcvH: MSNPQQLRYSKEHEWLSVAEDGVSTVGITEFAANALGDVVYAQLPEVGDTVTAGETCGELESTKSVSDLYSPVTGEIVESNQDVIDDPALVNSAPFEGGWLFKVRVTEEPADLLSVDEYAKLTSGN, encoded by the coding sequence AGCAGCTGCGTTACAGCAAGGAGCACGAGTGGCTGTCGGTCGCCGAGGACGGCGTCTCGACGGTCGGCATCACGGAGTTCGCGGCCAACGCGCTCGGTGATGTCGTCTACGCCCAGCTTCCCGAGGTGGGTGACACGGTGACCGCGGGCGAGACCTGCGGCGAGCTGGAGTCGACCAAGTCGGTCAGCGACCTGTACTCCCCCGTCACCGGCGAGATCGTCGAGTCCAACCAGGACGTCATCGACGACCCTGCCCTGGTGAACTCGGCCCCGTTCGAGGGTGGCTGGCTCTTCAAGGTGCGCGTCACGGAGGAGCCGGCCGACCTGCTCTCCGTCGACGAGTACGCCAAGCTCACCTCCGGCAACTGA
- the glyA gene encoding serine hydroxymethyltransferase: MSVLNTPLHELDPDVAAAVDAELVRQQSTLEMIASENFAPVAVMEAQGSVLTNKYAEGYPGRRYYGGCEHVDVVEQIAIDRIKALFGAEAANVQPHSGAQANAAAMFALIKPGDTIMGLNLAHGGHLTHGMKINFSGKLYNVVPYHVDETGEVDMAEVERLAKESKPQLIVAGWSAYPRQLDFAAFRRIADEVGAYLMVDMAHFAGLVAAGLHPNPVPHAHVVTTTTHKTLGGPRGGVILSTQELAKKINSAVFPGQQGGPLEHVIAAKAVSFLVAASPEFKERQERTLEGAKILAARLVQDDVKAVGVDVLTGGTDVHLVLVDLRNSELDGQQAEDRLHEVGITVNRNAIPNDPRPPMVTSGLRIGTPALATRGFDAEAFTEVAEIIAQALKPAYDAEDLKARVSALAAKFPLYPTL; this comes from the coding sequence ATGTCTGTACTGAACACGCCCCTCCACGAGCTCGACCCGGACGTCGCCGCCGCCGTCGACGCCGAACTCGTGCGCCAGCAGTCCACCCTGGAAATGATCGCGTCGGAGAACTTCGCTCCGGTCGCCGTCATGGAGGCCCAGGGCTCGGTCCTGACCAACAAGTACGCCGAGGGCTACCCCGGCCGCCGCTACTACGGCGGCTGTGAGCACGTCGACGTGGTCGAGCAGATCGCGATCGACCGCATCAAGGCGCTCTTCGGCGCCGAGGCCGCGAACGTGCAGCCCCACTCGGGCGCGCAGGCCAACGCGGCCGCGATGTTCGCCCTGATCAAGCCGGGCGACACGATCATGGGCCTGAACCTGGCCCACGGCGGTCACCTGACCCACGGCATGAAGATCAACTTCTCCGGCAAGCTCTACAACGTGGTCCCGTACCACGTCGACGAGACCGGCGAGGTCGACATGGCCGAGGTCGAGCGCCTCGCCAAGGAGTCCAAGCCGCAGCTGATCGTCGCGGGCTGGTCCGCCTACCCGCGCCAGCTGGACTTCGCCGCCTTCCGCCGCATCGCGGACGAGGTCGGCGCGTACCTGATGGTCGACATGGCGCACTTCGCCGGCCTGGTCGCCGCGGGTCTGCACCCGAACCCGGTCCCGCACGCCCACGTCGTCACCACCACCACGCACAAGACCCTCGGCGGTCCGCGCGGCGGTGTCATCCTGTCGACGCAGGAGCTGGCCAAGAAGATCAACTCCGCGGTCTTCCCGGGTCAGCAGGGCGGCCCGCTGGAGCACGTGATCGCGGCCAAGGCCGTCTCCTTCCTGGTCGCGGCCTCGCCCGAGTTCAAGGAGCGCCAGGAGCGCACCCTGGAGGGCGCGAAGATCCTCGCCGCCCGCCTGGTCCAGGACGACGTCAAGGCCGTGGGCGTGGACGTCCTCACCGGCGGCACCGACGTGCACCTGGTCCTGGTCGACCTGCGCAACTCCGAGCTGGACGGCCAGCAGGCCGAGGACCGCCTCCACGAGGTCGGCATCACGGTCAACCGCAACGCCATCCCGAACGACCCGCGGCCGCCGATGGTCACCTCGGGTCTGCGGATCGGTACGCCGGCGCTGGCCACCCGCGGTTTCGACGCCGAGGCCTTCACCGAGGTCGCCGAGATCATCGCGCAGGCGCTGAAGCCCGCCTACGACGCCGAGGACCTGAAGGCGCGCGTCTCGGCGCTCGCCGCGAAGTTCCCGCTGTACCCGACGCTCTAG
- a CDS encoding APC family permease: protein MDMSAANKKGLSLFALIMIGLGSIFGSGWLFGAGQAAAVAGPAAIIAWVIGAVFIGMIAMSYAEVGAAYPLPGSMARFGTISHGPVLGFITGWAVWIAIAALIPIESIAGTQYMSSWNFGWAKGLVENGGLTTSGMAMALFLTVALWLACYWSVALLAKANNLLTLVKFAIPVLAVIALIASGFHTGNFTDHGGFAPNGWSAVMTAVTTSGVVFAFNGFQAVVNLGGAAKNPGRAIPLALVGALSLGLVIYLALQIAFIGGVPPEKLAEAGGWSGINFSSPFADLAKMLMLHWVVTMLQFGAFISPSGANIGNVASASYMAQNLADTGFFPKKIREVHPKYGTARPAMWLNLGFSVLLLVTVGHSWEALASVVSAAMVVSYLIGPIAVGVFRKTKPELPRPFRLPAASILCPITFAFAACALYWSKWPDTGKVVLLTLVAAPIAAVVLKRKGEKNLAGQFAPAWWMIAFLLWLGTLSALGSSEFGGSGFIPGGVDIAIVAVSALGFYFWAVRSGVKAHYAGLPGPDPVLDAPAGEADAADAPERELSHA from the coding sequence ATGGACATGAGCGCAGCGAACAAGAAGGGACTCAGTCTCTTCGCCCTGATCATGATCGGCCTCGGCTCGATCTTCGGATCGGGGTGGCTCTTCGGGGCGGGCCAGGCGGCCGCGGTCGCGGGGCCCGCGGCGATCATCGCCTGGGTCATCGGTGCCGTCTTCATCGGCATGATCGCCATGTCCTACGCGGAAGTGGGCGCGGCCTACCCGCTGCCCGGCTCGATGGCCCGCTTCGGCACCATCTCGCACGGGCCGGTGCTGGGCTTCATCACCGGCTGGGCGGTCTGGATCGCCATCGCCGCGCTGATCCCGATCGAGTCCATCGCCGGTACGCAGTACATGTCCTCCTGGAACTTCGGCTGGGCCAAGGGCCTGGTCGAGAACGGCGGCCTGACCACCTCCGGCATGGCGATGGCGCTGTTCCTGACGGTCGCGCTGTGGCTGGCCTGCTACTGGTCGGTCGCGCTGCTCGCCAAGGCGAACAACCTCCTCACCCTGGTCAAGTTCGCCATCCCGGTGCTCGCCGTGATCGCCCTGATCGCCTCCGGCTTCCACACCGGCAACTTCACCGACCACGGCGGCTTCGCGCCCAACGGCTGGTCCGCGGTCATGACCGCCGTCACCACCTCCGGCGTGGTCTTCGCCTTCAACGGCTTCCAGGCCGTCGTCAACCTCGGCGGCGCCGCCAAGAACCCGGGCCGCGCCATTCCGCTGGCCCTGGTCGGCGCGCTCTCGCTCGGCCTGGTCATCTACCTGGCCCTGCAGATCGCCTTCATCGGCGGTGTGCCGCCGGAGAAGCTGGCCGAGGCCGGCGGCTGGAGCGGCATCAACTTCTCCTCGCCGTTCGCCGACCTCGCCAAGATGCTGATGCTGCACTGGGTCGTCACGATGCTCCAGTTCGGTGCCTTCATCTCCCCGTCCGGCGCCAACATCGGCAACGTCGCCTCCGCCTCGTACATGGCGCAGAACCTCGCGGACACCGGCTTCTTCCCGAAGAAGATCCGCGAGGTCCACCCGAAGTACGGCACCGCGCGTCCCGCGATGTGGCTGAACCTCGGCTTCTCGGTCCTGCTGCTGGTCACCGTCGGTCACAGCTGGGAGGCCCTGGCCAGCGTGGTCTCCGCCGCGATGGTGGTCTCGTACCTGATCGGCCCGATCGCGGTCGGCGTCTTCCGCAAGACCAAGCCCGAGCTGCCGCGCCCCTTCCGCCTGCCGGCGGCGAGCATCCTCTGCCCGATCACCTTCGCCTTCGCCGCCTGCGCCCTGTACTGGTCCAAGTGGCCGGACACCGGCAAGGTGGTGCTGCTCACCCTGGTCGCCGCCCCCATCGCGGCCGTCGTGCTCAAGCGCAAGGGCGAGAAGAACCTGGCCGGGCAGTTCGCCCCGGCCTGGTGGATGATCGCCTTCCTCCTGTGGCTGGGCACCCTGTCGGCGCTCGGCAGCAGCGAGTTCGGCGGCAGCGGGTTCATCCCCGGCGGCGTGGACATCGCGATCGTGGCCGTCTCCGCCCTGGGCTTCTACTTCTGGGCCGTACGGTCCGGGGTCAAGGCCCACTACGCGGGCCTGCCGGGCCCGGACCCGGTCCTGGACGCCCCCGCCGGGGAGGCCGACGCGGCCGACGCACCGGAGCGCGAGCTGAGCCACGCCTGA
- a CDS encoding L-serine ammonia-lyase — protein MAISVFDLFSIGIGPSSSHTVGPMRAARMFVTRLKKDGVLAQTASVRAELFGSLGATGHGHGTPKAVLLGLEGHSPRTVNVETADAEVERIRQTGRLRLLGTEIGDGHEIDFDEPNQLILHRRRSLPYHANGMTLFAYDEAGTPLLEKTYYSVGGGFVVDEDAVGEDRIKLDDTPLKYPFRSGDEMLRLANETGLSISSMMLENEKAWRTEDEIREGLLEIWRVMQSCVARGMSREGILPGGLRVKRRAASTARQLRTEGDPMMHRSEWATIYAMAVNEENAAGGRVVTAPTNGAAGVLPAVLHYYMNFVPGADEDGVVRFLLAAGAIGMLFKENASISGAEVGCQGEVGSACSMAAGALAEVLGGTPEQVENAAEIGMEHNLGLTCDPVGGLVQIPCIERNGMAAVKAVTAAKMAMRGDGSHKVSLDKVIKTMKETGADMKVKYKETARGGLAVNVIEC, from the coding sequence GTGGCCATCTCCGTCTTCGATCTCTTCTCGATCGGCATCGGTCCCTCTTCCTCCCACACCGTCGGACCGATGCGCGCCGCGCGCATGTTCGTGACCAGGCTCAAGAAGGACGGCGTCCTCGCCCAGACCGCCTCGGTCCGCGCCGAGCTCTTCGGCTCGCTCGGTGCCACCGGGCACGGCCACGGCACCCCCAAGGCGGTCCTGCTGGGCCTGGAGGGCCACTCCCCCCGCACCGTGAACGTGGAGACCGCCGACGCCGAGGTCGAGCGCATCCGCCAGACGGGCCGCCTGCGCCTGCTGGGCACGGAAATAGGTGACGGCCACGAGATCGACTTCGACGAGCCGAACCAGCTGATCCTGCACCGCCGGCGCTCGCTCCCGTACCACGCGAACGGCATGACGCTCTTCGCGTACGACGAGGCGGGCACCCCGCTGCTGGAGAAGACCTACTACTCGGTCGGCGGCGGGTTCGTCGTGGACGAGGACGCGGTCGGCGAGGACCGGATCAAGCTCGACGACACCCCGCTGAAGTACCCCTTCCGCAGCGGTGACGAGATGCTCCGTCTCGCGAACGAGACCGGCCTGTCGATCTCCTCGATGATGCTGGAGAACGAGAAGGCCTGGCGCACCGAGGACGAGATCCGCGAGGGCCTGCTGGAGATCTGGCGCGTCATGCAGTCCTGCGTCGCGCGCGGCATGTCCCGCGAGGGCATCCTCCCCGGCGGCCTGCGGGTCAAGCGCCGGGCCGCCTCCACGGCGCGCCAGCTGCGCACCGAGGGCGACCCGATGATGCACCGCAGCGAGTGGGCGACCATCTACGCGATGGCGGTCAACGAGGAGAACGCGGCCGGCGGCCGGGTCGTCACCGCTCCGACGAACGGCGCTGCGGGCGTCCTGCCGGCGGTCCTGCACTACTACATGAACTTCGTGCCGGGCGCCGACGAGGACGGCGTGGTCCGCTTCCTCCTCGCCGCGGGCGCGATCGGCATGCTCTTCAAGGAGAACGCCTCGATCTCCGGCGCCGAGGTCGGCTGCCAGGGCGAGGTCGGCTCGGCCTGCTCGATGGCGGCCGGAGCACTGGCCGAGGTCCTGGGCGGCACCCCGGAGCAGGTCGAGAACGCGGCCGAGATCGGCATGGAGCACAACCTCGGCCTCACCTGCGACCCGGTCGGCGGCCTCGTCCAGATCCCCTGCATCGAGCGCAACGGCATGGCGGCGGTCAAGGCCGTCACCGCGGCCAAGATGGCGATGCGCGGCGACGGCTCCCACAAGGTCTCCCTCGACAAGGTCATCAAGACCATGAAGGAGACGGGCGCCGACATGAAGGTCAAATACAAGGAGACCGCCCGCGGCGGCCTCGCGGTCAACGTCATCGAATGCTGA
- a CDS encoding SsgA family sporulation/cell division regulator: MTGSEHRVLPLRLEAAPAPVPVRGVFAYRTERPYEISLDFEGAGMHLAHWVFSRELLLDGQICATGEGDIQVWPRWEGTEPRVFLAFSNGEQSCVVSARAKDVQALCRRMTELVPRGQEQRHYDLDAELNALLPS, from the coding sequence ATGACCGGCTCCGAACACCGCGTCCTCCCGCTGCGGCTGGAGGCCGCGCCCGCGCCCGTCCCGGTGCGGGGCGTCTTCGCGTACCGCACCGAGCGGCCGTACGAGATCTCCCTCGACTTCGAGGGTGCCGGGATGCACCTCGCGCACTGGGTCTTCTCCCGGGAACTGCTGCTCGACGGCCAGATCTGCGCCACCGGCGAGGGCGACATCCAGGTGTGGCCGCGCTGGGAGGGCACCGAGCCTCGGGTCTTCCTCGCCTTCAGCAACGGCGAGCAGTCGTGCGTGGTGTCCGCCCGGGCCAAGGACGTACAGGCGCTGTGCCGCCGGATGACCGAGCTGGTGCCGCGCGGCCAGGAACAGCGGCACTACGACCTCGACGCCGAGCTGAACGCCCTCCTGCCCAGCTGA
- a CDS encoding AMIN-like domain-containing (lipo)protein has product MNRPRRRQATALGLGALLTAMLAFAAPASAAATTAASTTTATQTPLVVNARWGGHCTYDRVVIDLQGYIPEVTVTPVPKLVYDGSGKPVPLAGRYFLEIRLHPAAGHDDAGNNVYRGPKLLKIYLPKLKGLALTGDYEGYVTFGAAFDTKPAYTSSKLHSPERFVLDIAHPNVC; this is encoded by the coding sequence ATGAACCGTCCACGCCGCCGGCAGGCCACCGCACTGGGGTTGGGCGCACTGCTCACCGCCATGCTCGCCTTCGCCGCACCGGCTTCCGCCGCAGCCACCACGGCCGCATCCACCACCACAGCCACCCAGACTCCGCTCGTCGTCAATGCCCGCTGGGGCGGTCACTGCACGTACGACCGGGTGGTCATCGACCTTCAGGGCTACATACCCGAGGTCACCGTCACCCCCGTCCCGAAGCTGGTCTACGACGGGTCCGGCAAGCCCGTCCCGCTGGCCGGGCGGTACTTCCTGGAGATCCGCCTGCACCCCGCCGCCGGACACGACGACGCGGGCAACAACGTCTACCGCGGGCCCAAGCTCCTCAAGATCTACCTGCCCAAGCTAAAGGGCCTCGCCCTGACCGGCGACTACGAGGGGTACGTCACCTTCGGCGCCGCCTTCGACACCAAGCCCGCCTACACCTCGTCCAAGCTGCACTCCCCGGAGCGCTTCGTCCTGGACATCGCGCACCCGAACGTCTGCTGA
- a CDS encoding winged helix-turn-helix transcriptional regulator: MRSIPERDAACAIAQAAAVVGDWWSLLLIRETARGHHRFDALQEELGISRKVLAERLAHLVETGVLEKVPYQERPTRHEYRLTESGRGLLPVLLSMQDWADRWLLGDGSLSGTAGETSASARRVADLTGLRLPRLRLPGHRDGAPVDPVADAVATVLFCYPATGSPSPLPEGWSRIPGTVGCTLENRLFRDAYEDFRAAGAEVRGVSTQRPDEQRVFANQEGIPFTLLSDVDLRLAAALRLPTFRAGQLLRLKRIVLVIDRDGTVRHARFPVTDIPAAVNEALAEVRRLAVED, from the coding sequence ATGAGGTCGATCCCCGAGCGGGACGCCGCCTGCGCGATCGCGCAAGCCGCGGCGGTGGTCGGCGACTGGTGGAGCCTGCTCCTGATCCGGGAGACCGCCCGAGGGCACCACAGGTTCGACGCGCTCCAGGAGGAGCTGGGCATCTCCCGGAAGGTGCTCGCCGAGCGCCTGGCGCACCTGGTGGAGACGGGGGTGCTGGAGAAGGTCCCGTACCAGGAGCGGCCGACGCGGCACGAGTACCGGCTGACCGAGAGCGGCCGGGGCCTGCTGCCGGTCCTGCTGTCGATGCAGGACTGGGCCGACCGCTGGCTCCTCGGCGACGGCTCTCTCAGCGGCACCGCCGGCGAGACGAGCGCGTCGGCGCGGCGCGTCGCGGACCTGACGGGCCTGCGGCTGCCGCGCCTGCGGCTGCCCGGTCACCGGGACGGCGCGCCGGTTGACCCGGTGGCCGACGCCGTGGCCACCGTCCTGTTCTGCTATCCGGCGACCGGGAGCCCCAGCCCCCTACCGGAGGGCTGGTCGCGCATCCCCGGCACCGTCGGCTGCACACTGGAGAACCGGCTCTTCCGGGACGCCTACGAGGACTTCCGCGCCGCGGGCGCGGAGGTGCGCGGCGTCAGCACCCAACGCCCCGATGAACAGCGCGTGTTCGCGAACCAGGAGGGCATCCCCTTCACCCTCCTCTCCGACGTCGACCTCCGCCTCGCCGCCGCCCTGCGCCTGCCCACCTTTCGTGCCGGACAACTGCTGCGGCTGAAGCGGATCGTGCTGGTCATCGACCGCGACGGCACGGTGCGGCACGCGCGCTTTCCGGTGACGGACATCCCGGCAGCGGTGAACGAGGCGCTGGCCGAGGTGCGGCGCCTGGCCGTGGAGGACTGA
- a CDS encoding MFS transporter: protein MSGTQVIHEHDRRDDERETSSPGVFWRYWAAATVSGAGTAVTVLALPLVALTVLDATAFQVALLAAAGQVSWLLLSLPAGVLAQRVPLRRLQVTLDLVRFAALGSLPLAWWIGTLTYPHLVFAALVTGSATVLFDIGNSTFLPAVVPARQLAARNSVMSGTHAVTDTGGPSLGGVLIGATGPVGAIVVDAASYLASAVLLRTLPESRPVPRTSESALRLMRAGWRYVTKHPVMRPCMIWATAANFLNAALVTLTPLYLVRGAGLDSMQLGLVLAMDGVGALAGAAVAVRVTTRLGTARGIILADLAGGALLLLAPLTTSAGDAFWFALGNAGFAFGTVIGSITTRTYRQTQSPPELLSRVMATVRFVSWGALPLGALTAGLLATQFGARTALWTVCAAALLPPLYLFSTQVGRHRDLI, encoded by the coding sequence ATGAGCGGAACACAAGTGATCCACGAGCACGACCGACGCGACGACGAACGGGAGACCTCGTCGCCGGGCGTCTTCTGGCGCTACTGGGCCGCCGCCACGGTCAGCGGCGCGGGCACCGCCGTCACCGTCCTCGCCCTGCCGCTCGTCGCCCTCACCGTTCTGGACGCCACCGCTTTCCAGGTCGCCCTGCTCGCCGCCGCCGGGCAGGTCTCCTGGCTGCTGCTCAGCCTTCCGGCGGGCGTCCTCGCGCAGCGCGTGCCGCTGCGCCGACTCCAGGTCACGCTCGACCTCGTACGGTTCGCGGCGCTCGGATCACTGCCGCTCGCCTGGTGGATCGGCACACTCACGTATCCGCACCTGGTGTTCGCGGCGCTCGTCACCGGCTCGGCGACCGTGCTGTTCGACATCGGCAACTCGACCTTCCTGCCCGCCGTCGTCCCGGCCCGGCAGCTGGCCGCCCGCAACAGCGTCATGTCGGGCACGCACGCCGTCACCGACACCGGCGGCCCCTCCCTCGGCGGCGTCCTGATCGGTGCGACGGGCCCGGTCGGCGCGATCGTCGTGGACGCCGCCAGCTACCTGGCCTCCGCCGTGCTCTTGCGCACCCTCCCCGAGAGCCGCCCCGTGCCCCGCACCAGCGAGAGCGCGCTGCGGCTGATGCGCGCGGGATGGCGGTACGTCACCAAGCACCCGGTCATGCGCCCCTGCATGATCTGGGCGACCGCCGCCAACTTCCTCAACGCGGCCCTCGTCACCCTCACCCCCCTCTACCTGGTCCGCGGAGCCGGCCTCGACTCCATGCAGCTCGGTCTCGTCCTCGCCATGGACGGAGTCGGCGCGCTCGCCGGCGCCGCCGTCGCGGTCCGCGTGACCACGCGCCTCGGCACCGCGCGGGGCATCATCCTGGCCGACCTGGCCGGCGGCGCGCTGCTCCTGCTCGCCCCGCTGACCACGTCGGCGGGGGACGCGTTCTGGTTCGCCCTGGGCAACGCCGGCTTCGCCTTCGGCACCGTCATCGGCTCGATCACCACCCGCACCTACCGGCAGACGCAGTCGCCCCCGGAACTGCTGTCCCGCGTGATGGCCACGGTCCGCTTCGTCTCCTGGGGCGCGCTGCCGCTCGGCGCGCTCACCGCCGGCCTCCTCGCCACCCAGTTCGGCGCCCGTACCGCGCTCTGGACCGTCTGCGCCGCCGCCCTCCTGCCCCCGCTCTACCTCTTCTCCACCCAGGTGGGCCGCCACCGCGACCTCATCTGA
- a CDS encoding flavodoxin family protein: MTYNAMSHDDLRAVVINCTLKRSPEQSHTQGLIDISTGIMKRQGVQVEVLRAVDLDIATGVWPDMTEHGWETDEWPVIYSKVMAADILTLAGPVWLGDNSSVMKKVIERLYACSSILNELGQYAYYGRVGGCLITGNEDGAKHCAMNVLYSLQHLGYVIPPQADAGWVGEAGPGPSYLDPGSGGPDNDFTNRNTTFMTWNQLHLARMLKDTGGIPAHGNQRSEWDAGCRFDFENPEHR; the protein is encoded by the coding sequence ATGACTTACAACGCCATGTCTCACGACGACCTGCGTGCCGTGGTGATCAACTGCACCCTCAAGCGGTCGCCGGAACAGAGCCACACGCAGGGCCTGATCGACATCAGCACCGGCATCATGAAGCGCCAGGGTGTCCAGGTCGAGGTGCTCAGGGCAGTGGACCTCGACATCGCGACCGGCGTCTGGCCGGACATGACGGAGCACGGCTGGGAGACCGATGAGTGGCCGGTCATCTACTCGAAAGTCATGGCCGCAGACATCCTCACGCTGGCTGGGCCCGTATGGCTGGGTGACAACTCCTCGGTCATGAAGAAGGTGATCGAGCGCCTGTACGCCTGCTCGTCGATCCTCAACGAGCTCGGCCAGTACGCCTACTACGGTCGGGTGGGCGGGTGCCTGATCACCGGCAACGAGGACGGCGCCAAGCACTGCGCGATGAACGTCCTGTACAGCCTCCAGCACCTCGGATACGTCATTCCGCCGCAGGCGGACGCGGGCTGGGTCGGTGAGGCCGGCCCGGGCCCGTCGTACCTCGACCCCGGCTCCGGCGGGCCGGACAACGACTTCACGAACCGCAACACGACCTTCATGACCTGGAACCAGCTCCACCTGGCGAGGATGCTCAAGGACACCGGTGGCATCCCCGCCCACGGAAACCAGCGCTCCGAGTGGGACGCCGGCTGCCGGTTCGACTTCGAGAACCCCGAGCACCGTTGA
- a CDS encoding energy-coupling factor ABC transporter permease: protein MHIAEGFLPPLHAVAWGAASAPFVVHGVRALTREVKANPESTLLLGASGAFTFVLSALKIPSVTGSCSHPTGTGLGAILFRPPIMAVLGTITLLFQALLLAHGGLTTLGANVFSMAIAGPWAGYAVYRLLRKSGLPLMVTVFFGAFFADLVTYCVTSVQLALAFPDPASGFPGSLAKFGGIFAVTQIPLAVSEGLLTVLVMRLLMASSKSDLVRLGVAKLTSARTEEKAAA, encoded by the coding sequence ATGCATATAGCCGAGGGGTTCCTGCCCCCTTTGCACGCGGTCGCCTGGGGCGCCGCGTCCGCCCCCTTCGTCGTCCACGGCGTCCGCGCGCTCACCCGCGAGGTGAAGGCCAACCCGGAGAGCACGCTGCTGCTCGGCGCCTCCGGAGCCTTCACCTTCGTACTGTCCGCCCTGAAGATCCCATCCGTGACGGGCAGTTGCTCGCACCCCACGGGCACCGGGCTCGGGGCGATCCTGTTCCGGCCGCCGATCATGGCGGTGCTCGGCACGATCACCCTGCTCTTCCAGGCGCTGCTGCTGGCACACGGCGGGCTCACCACCCTCGGCGCCAACGTCTTCTCCATGGCCATCGCCGGGCCCTGGGCGGGCTACGCCGTCTACCGGCTGCTGCGGAAGTCCGGTCTCCCGCTGATGGTGACCGTGTTCTTCGGCGCCTTCTTCGCCGACCTGGTCACCTACTGCGTCACCAGCGTGCAGCTCGCCCTGGCCTTCCCCGACCCGGCCTCCGGATTCCCGGGCTCGCTCGCGAAGTTCGGGGGGATCTTCGCGGTCACGCAGATACCGCTGGCGGTGAGCGAGGGGCTGCTGACCGTCCTGGTGATGCGGCTGCTGATGGCGTCGAGCAAGTCGGACCTGGTCCGGCTGGGCGTCGCGAAGCTGACCTCCGCCCGTACCGAAGAGAAGGCGGCGGCCTGA
- a CDS encoding energy-coupling factor ABC transporter substrate-binding protein, with protein sequence MSKNAKINSLLLLLVAALAVLPIALGLGEGKEEPFAGADAQAETAITELKPDYEPWFSPLYEPPSAEIESALFALQAALGAGVLAYYFGVRKGRRQGAAAAAAATAPEA encoded by the coding sequence ATGTCCAAGAACGCGAAGATCAACAGCCTGCTGCTGCTCCTGGTGGCGGCGCTGGCCGTGCTGCCGATCGCCCTGGGGCTGGGCGAGGGCAAGGAGGAGCCCTTCGCGGGCGCCGACGCTCAGGCGGAGACGGCGATCACCGAGCTGAAGCCGGATTACGAGCCCTGGTTCTCCCCTCTGTACGAGCCCCCCTCGGCCGAGATCGAGTCCGCGCTGTTCGCCTTGCAGGCGGCGCTGGGCGCGGGCGTGCTCGCGTACTACTTCGGCGTCCGCAAGGGCCGCCGCCAGGGAGCGGCCGCCGCCGCAGCCGCCACCGCCCCGGAGGCCTAG
- the cbiQ gene encoding cobalt ECF transporter T component CbiQ, with protein MLPIDVAAHGSRWRGRHPLEKALLGIGLTVTAVCLPPWPGGPLVAAATLVVLLGPAGVAGRQLWRAFRIPLGFCFTGALPLLFAVGGPAGPVSLAPDGPRLAAELLLRTSAASLGLLLFAFTTPVSDVLPRLVRAGVPAPVVDVALVMYRIGFLLLDSMAQVRRAQAARLGHTGRAAVWRSLAGLAATSFVRAFDRAAKLQAGLAGRGYDGALRVLVPEAALSWRFLAATAGLLAALITLTLTLKGLSL; from the coding sequence GTGCTGCCGATCGACGTGGCCGCGCACGGCAGTCGCTGGCGCGGCCGGCACCCGCTGGAGAAGGCACTGCTCGGGATCGGGCTGACCGTCACCGCCGTGTGCCTGCCGCCCTGGCCGGGCGGGCCGCTGGTGGCCGCCGCCACCCTCGTCGTGCTGCTCGGCCCGGCCGGGGTGGCCGGCCGGCAGCTCTGGCGGGCCTTCCGGATCCCGCTCGGCTTCTGCTTCACCGGGGCGCTGCCGCTGCTGTTCGCGGTCGGCGGCCCGGCGGGGCCGGTGTCCCTGGCCCCCGACGGCCCGCGGCTCGCCGCCGAACTGCTGCTGCGCACCTCGGCGGCCTCGCTCGGGCTGCTGCTGTTCGCCTTCACCACCCCGGTCTCCGACGTACTGCCCCGACTGGTCCGGGCCGGGGTGCCGGCCCCGGTGGTGGACGTGGCCCTGGTCATGTACCGGATCGGCTTCCTGCTGCTCGACTCCATGGCCCAGGTCCGCCGGGCCCAGGCGGCCCGGCTCGGTCACACCGGCCGGGCGGCGGTGTGGCGCTCCCTGGCGGGGCTCGCCGCCACCTCCTTCGTACGGGCCTTCGACCGCGCGGCCAAGCTCCAGGCGGGGCTGGCCGGACGCGGCTACGACGGCGCGCTGCGGGTCCTCGTACCGGAGGCGGCCCTGTCGTGGCGCTTCCTGGCGGCCACCGCAGGGCTGCTGGCGGCCCTGATCACCCTGACCCTCACCCTGAAGGGGCTCTCCCTGTGA